A stretch of the Streptomyces sp. NBC_00654 genome encodes the following:
- a CDS encoding bifunctional 3-phenylpropionate/cinnamic acid dioxygenase ferredoxin subunit — MAFVKACALSELEDDTPKRVELDGTPVSVVRTEGEVFAINDICSHANVSLSEGEVEDCMIECWLHGSSFDLRTGKPSGLPATRPVPVYPVKIEGDDVLVSVTQES, encoded by the coding sequence ATGGCCTTCGTCAAAGCCTGTGCGCTGAGTGAGCTGGAGGACGACACCCCCAAGCGGGTGGAGCTCGACGGCACACCCGTCTCCGTTGTCCGCACCGAGGGCGAGGTGTTCGCGATCAACGACATCTGCTCGCACGCGAACGTCTCGCTGTCGGAGGGCGAGGTGGAGGACTGCATGATCGAGTGCTGGCTGCACGGATCGAGCTTCGACCTCCGTACCGGCAAGCCGTCCGGCCTTCCCGCGACGCGCCCCGTCCCCGTATACCCCGTAAAGATCGAAGGGGACGATGTGCTCGTCTCCGTCACCCAGGAGTCCTGA
- the sufD gene encoding Fe-S cluster assembly protein SufD — protein sequence MAEAQNIPVGSTTAGSIAVAAESTVATRMSAPPSFDVADFPVPHGREEEWRFTPLERLRGLHDGTAVATGGGVKVVVEAPEGVTVETVGRDDARLGRAGTPVDRVAAQAYSAFEKASVVTVAKEAVLTEPVRIAVHGEGGVAYGHQVIELGAFAEAVVVIDHTGDAVLAANVDYVLGDGAKLTVVSVQDWDDTAVHVGQHNALVGRDASFKSIVVTFGGDLVRLHPRVAYAGTGGEAELFGLYFTDKGQHQEHRLLVDHNTPHCKSNAVYKGALQGEGAHAVWIGDVLIQARAEGTDTYEMNRNLVLTDGARVDSVPNLEIETGEIVGAGHASATGRFDDEQLFYLQSRGIPAEEARRLVVRGFFAELVQQIGLPDVEARLLDKIETELKASV from the coding sequence ATGGCTGAGGCTCAGAACATTCCGGTGGGCTCCACCACCGCCGGGTCCATCGCGGTGGCCGCCGAGTCGACCGTCGCCACGCGCATGAGCGCGCCCCCGTCCTTCGACGTCGCGGACTTCCCGGTCCCGCACGGCCGCGAGGAGGAATGGCGCTTCACGCCGCTGGAGCGGCTGCGCGGGCTGCACGACGGCACGGCCGTCGCCACCGGCGGCGGCGTCAAGGTCGTCGTCGAGGCGCCCGAGGGCGTCACCGTCGAGACCGTCGGCCGCGACGACGCGCGGCTCGGCAGGGCCGGTACGCCGGTGGACCGGGTCGCCGCCCAGGCGTACTCCGCCTTCGAGAAGGCCTCGGTCGTCACGGTCGCCAAGGAGGCCGTGCTCACCGAGCCGGTCCGGATCGCCGTGCACGGCGAGGGCGGTGTGGCCTACGGCCACCAGGTCATCGAGCTGGGCGCCTTCGCCGAAGCCGTCGTCGTCATCGACCACACCGGTGACGCGGTGCTCGCCGCCAACGTCGACTACGTCCTCGGTGACGGCGCGAAGCTGACCGTCGTCTCCGTCCAGGACTGGGACGACACGGCCGTCCACGTCGGCCAGCACAACGCGCTGGTCGGCCGGGACGCCTCCTTCAAGTCGATCGTCGTCACCTTCGGCGGGGACCTGGTGCGCCTGCACCCGCGGGTCGCCTACGCGGGCACCGGCGGCGAGGCCGAGCTCTTCGGTCTGTACTTCACCGACAAGGGCCAGCACCAGGAGCACCGCCTCCTGGTCGACCACAACACCCCGCACTGCAAGTCCAACGCGGTGTACAAGGGCGCCCTCCAGGGCGAGGGCGCACACGCCGTATGGATCGGTGACGTCCTCATCCAGGCCAGGGCCGAGGGCACCGACACCTACGAGATGAACCGGAACCTCGTCCTCACGGACGGCGCCCGGGTCGACTCCGTACCCAACCTGGAGATCGAGACCGGCGAGATCGTCGGCGCCGGCCACGCCTCGGCGACCGGCCGCTTCGACGACGAGCAGCTCTTCTACCTCCAGTCGCGCGGTATCCCGGCCGAGGAGGCCCGCCGTCTCGTCGTGCGCGGCTTCTTCGCCGAGCTGGTCCAGCAGATCGGCCTGCCGGACGTCGAAGCGCGTCTCCTCGACAAGATCGAGACCGAGCTGAAGGCGTCCGTCTGA
- the sufB gene encoding Fe-S cluster assembly protein SufB produces the protein MTLPTETAHPELEGLGTYEFGWADSDAAGAAAKRGLSEAVVRDISDKKSEPEWMLKLRLKGLKLFGKKPMPNWGSDLSGIDFDNIKYFVRSTEKQAESWEDLPEDIKNTYDKLGIPEAEKQRLVAGVAAQYESEVVYHQIREDLEEQGVIFLDTDTALKEHPELFKEYFGTVIPVGDNKFASLNTAVWSGGSFIYVPKGVHVDIPLQAYFRINTENMGQFERTLIIVDEDAYVHYVEGCTAPIYSSDSLHSAVVEIIVKKGGRCRYTTIQNWSNNVYNLVTKRAVAYEGATMEWVDGNIGSKVTMKYPAVYLMGEHAKGETLSIAFAGEGQHQDAGAKMVHMAPNTSSNIVSKSVARGGGRTSYRGLIEIGEGAPGAKSNVLCDALLVDTISRSDTYPYVDVREDDVSMGHEATVSKVSEDQLFYLMSRGLTEFEAMAMIVRGFVEPIAKELPMEYALELNRLIELQMEGSVG, from the coding sequence ATGACGCTCCCCACGGAGACTGCCCACCCTGAGCTCGAGGGTCTGGGCACGTACGAATTCGGCTGGGCCGACTCCGACGCGGCAGGAGCGGCGGCGAAGCGCGGCCTCTCCGAGGCTGTCGTCCGCGACATCTCGGACAAGAAGAGCGAGCCCGAATGGATGCTGAAGCTGCGGCTCAAGGGCCTGAAGCTGTTCGGCAAGAAGCCCATGCCGAACTGGGGCTCCGACCTGTCGGGCATCGACTTCGACAACATCAAGTACTTCGTCCGGTCCACCGAGAAGCAGGCGGAGTCCTGGGAGGACCTGCCCGAGGACATCAAGAACACGTACGACAAGCTCGGCATCCCCGAGGCGGAGAAGCAGCGCCTGGTCGCCGGTGTCGCCGCGCAGTACGAGTCCGAGGTCGTCTACCACCAGATCCGTGAGGACCTGGAGGAGCAGGGCGTCATCTTCCTCGACACCGACACCGCGCTGAAGGAGCACCCGGAGCTCTTCAAGGAGTACTTCGGCACCGTCATCCCGGTCGGCGACAACAAGTTCGCCTCGCTGAACACGGCCGTGTGGTCCGGCGGATCGTTCATCTACGTTCCCAAGGGTGTCCACGTCGACATCCCGCTCCAGGCCTACTTCCGTATCAACACGGAGAACATGGGCCAGTTCGAGCGGACGCTGATCATCGTCGACGAGGACGCCTACGTCCACTACGTCGAGGGCTGCACCGCGCCGATCTACTCCTCGGACTCGCTGCACAGCGCCGTGGTCGAGATCATCGTGAAGAAGGGCGGCCGCTGCCGCTACACGACCATCCAGAACTGGTCGAACAACGTCTACAACCTCGTCACCAAGCGCGCCGTGGCGTACGAGGGCGCGACCATGGAGTGGGTCGACGGCAACATCGGCTCCAAGGTCACCATGAAGTACCCGGCGGTCTACCTGATGGGCGAGCACGCCAAGGGCGAGACGCTCTCCATCGCCTTCGCGGGCGAGGGCCAGCACCAGGACGCCGGTGCCAAGATGGTCCACATGGCCCCGAACACCTCCTCCAACATCGTCTCCAAGTCGGTGGCGCGAGGCGGCGGCCGTACCTCCTACCGCGGTCTGATCGAGATCGGCGAGGGCGCGCCGGGCGCGAAGTCCAACGTGCTCTGTGACGCGCTGCTGGTCGACACGATCTCGCGCTCCGACACCTACCCCTACGTCGATGTCCGCGAGGACGACGTGTCGATGGGCCACGAGGCGACCGTCTCCAAGGTCTCCGAGGACCAGCTCTTCTACCTCATGAGCCGCGGACTCACCGAGTTCGAGGCCATGGCGATGATCGTGCGCGGCTTCGTCGAGCCGATCGCGAAGGAGCTGCCCATGGAGTACGCCCTGGAGCTCAACCGGCTGATCGAGCTGCAGATGGAGGGTTCGGTCGGCTAG
- a CDS encoding metalloregulator ArsR/SmtB family transcription factor, producing MKYVGEAPQEELATGERSTRNRVARSILDHGPSTAADLAKRVGLTQAAVRRHLDALVADDVVEPREQRVYGARTRGRPAKVFALTACGRDAFDQSYDKLAADALRWIAETSGDGAVLAFARARMAAQAEGYREAVEAAAPEDRAEALAKALSADGYAAMARSAPAPQQGEQLCQHHCPVAHVAEQFPQLCEAETEFFSSLLGTHVQRLATLAHGDGVCTTFVPRSGHAAPPQTTPSASASTAGRNPA from the coding sequence GTGAAATACGTTGGCGAGGCTCCGCAGGAGGAACTCGCGACCGGCGAGCGCTCGACGCGCAACCGGGTCGCGCGCTCCATCCTGGACCACGGCCCTTCCACCGCAGCCGATCTGGCGAAGCGGGTCGGCCTGACCCAGGCCGCTGTCCGCCGCCACCTCGACGCACTCGTCGCCGACGATGTCGTCGAGCCCCGCGAACAGCGGGTCTACGGGGCGCGGACCCGCGGCCGCCCCGCCAAGGTGTTCGCCCTGACCGCCTGCGGCCGGGACGCCTTCGACCAGTCCTACGACAAGCTCGCCGCGGACGCGCTGCGCTGGATCGCCGAGACCTCGGGCGACGGGGCGGTGCTCGCCTTCGCCCGCGCCCGGATGGCCGCCCAGGCCGAGGGATACCGCGAGGCGGTCGAGGCCGCGGCTCCCGAGGACCGCGCCGAGGCATTGGCCAAGGCCCTGTCCGCAGACGGGTACGCTGCCATGGCGCGAAGTGCGCCGGCCCCCCAGCAGGGCGAGCAGCTGTGCCAGCACCACTGCCCGGTCGCGCATGTCGCCGAACAGTTCCCACAGCTGTGCGAGGCGGAGACGGAATTCTTCTCCAGCCTCCTCGGGACCCATGTGCAGCGTCTGGCCACCCTCGCCCACGGCGACGGCGTGTGTACGACCTTCGTGCCGCGCAGCGGTCACGCAGCACCACCACAGACCACCCCATCAGCATCTGCAAGCACGGCCGGGAGGAACCCCGCATGA